A portion of the Natrinema salaciae genome contains these proteins:
- a CDS encoding sensor histidine kinase, with amino-acid sequence MQRVADDDWIAEVGEQLPVSPLSALGLFLAAIIGTRLALEHVSSRALLESVFPLLAATAVVFADRWLVSRGVSTRDRLTVFGYGLGGFLAAVLVTALHLYVLYLEGTGARAPLYLLLMGGTVGVGAGTVAGIYEIQQRAAVREAERQSARLEAFASVVSHDLRNPLSVAQGRLRAAFTSGDPDHLQEVDAALTRMDELIEETLSVARSGTQVEDPYDVPLVELASDAWTAVETDEATYETVGDRTLQVDPLRAKQLFENLYRNAIEHGREDVHIRVGPCDGGFFVADDGPGIPADEREEVLEQGYTTAEDGSGLGLAIVRAIADAHGWQVAIGESEAGGARFEFTNGG; translated from the coding sequence GTGCAACGCGTGGCCGACGACGACTGGATCGCGGAGGTCGGTGAGCAACTGCCGGTATCACCGCTCTCGGCGCTGGGTCTCTTTCTCGCCGCGATCATCGGCACCCGCCTCGCTCTCGAGCACGTCTCGAGCCGAGCGCTGCTCGAGAGCGTCTTTCCGCTGCTGGCGGCGACGGCAGTAGTCTTCGCCGACCGCTGGTTGGTGTCCCGAGGCGTCTCGACCAGGGACCGGCTCACCGTCTTCGGCTACGGACTCGGCGGCTTTCTCGCCGCCGTCCTCGTGACGGCGCTCCACCTCTACGTGCTGTACCTCGAGGGAACGGGCGCCAGAGCGCCGCTGTACCTGCTCCTGATGGGCGGCACCGTCGGCGTCGGTGCGGGCACCGTCGCGGGCATCTACGAGATCCAACAGCGGGCGGCCGTTCGCGAGGCCGAACGCCAGAGCGCGCGCCTGGAGGCGTTCGCGAGCGTCGTCAGTCACGACCTTCGGAACCCGCTCAGCGTCGCACAGGGCCGGCTCCGGGCGGCGTTCACCAGCGGCGATCCGGACCACCTGCAGGAAGTCGATGCGGCGCTGACCCGAATGGACGAACTGATCGAAGAGACACTCTCGGTCGCTCGTAGCGGGACGCAGGTCGAGGACCCCTACGACGTCCCGCTCGTCGAACTCGCGAGCGACGCGTGGACGGCCGTCGAGACGGACGAGGCTACCTACGAGACGGTCGGCGATCGAACGCTGCAGGTCGATCCACTCCGAGCGAAGCAGCTCTTCGAGAACCTCTATCGGAACGCCATCGAGCACGGCCGCGAGGACGTCCACATCCGGGTCGGTCCGTGCGACGGCGGCTTCTTCGTCGCCGACGACGGTCCCGGGATCCCCGCCGACGAGCGCGAGGAGGTACTCGAGCAGGGGTACACCACCGCCGAGGACGGATCGGGGCTCGGCCTCGCGATCGTCCGCGCCATCGCGGACGCGCACGGCTGGCAGGTCGCGATCGGCGAGAGCGAGGCCGGCGGGGCCCGGTTCGAGTTTACCAACGGCGGCTGA
- a CDS encoding molybdopterin biosynthesis protein, whose protein sequence is MNRKEFRDLASPAAAREAIDSLSLEGGVERVPLEAARGRVLVARLDAELDVPGFDRASLDGYALRARDTFGADEADPARLELVGEVHAGATPDVALESGTAAEISTGAVMPDGADAMVPVERTDTDADGDDVLIRTSVAPGDNVMFAGADVAAGERALGPGTTITPRDIGLLSALGIDEVPVRAKPRVGIVSTGDELVRPGEDLHSERGEIYDVNSYTVAAGVEDAGGEAVLYPHAGDDQDEMERILREAADECDLVLSSGSTSASAVDVIYRVIEERGELLLHGVSIKPGKPMLIGRLNDSAYVGLPGYPVSAMMVFRTFVAPAIREAAGVPEPASATVSGRLAQQERHEQGRHRLMPVGLVKDGDGEMLVYPVDKGSGATTSLADADGVVEVGPETDYLEEGEPVTVTLFSPDVRPPTLFGVGEDDPTFSRVLDRLENPRYLSVGTRPGLRRLRDGVPDVAVAAGPLERDFEGATELDGWEREWGLVVRAGNPDEIDGLEDLVDRDLRFVNRTTDSGLRSSLGAAVAEFAAERGTDRHEIVDAVDGFDLGLRAHESPARKVIAGDADAGLGLRETADRLDLGFVSLGEQPVRVLANADRTAKEGVRELEAALSDASTAERAPDRSA, encoded by the coding sequence ATGAACCGCAAGGAGTTTCGCGATCTCGCCTCGCCGGCGGCGGCACGCGAGGCGATCGACTCGCTGTCCCTCGAGGGTGGCGTCGAGCGCGTTCCGCTCGAGGCGGCGCGCGGCCGGGTGCTCGTCGCGCGACTCGACGCAGAACTCGACGTGCCGGGATTCGACCGGGCGAGTCTCGACGGCTACGCGCTCCGGGCGCGGGACACGTTCGGCGCGGACGAGGCCGATCCGGCTCGACTCGAGCTCGTCGGCGAGGTCCACGCCGGCGCGACACCGGACGTGGCGCTCGAGTCGGGAACGGCGGCGGAGATTTCGACCGGCGCGGTGATGCCCGACGGTGCCGATGCGATGGTGCCGGTGGAGCGAACTGATACGGACGCCGACGGCGACGACGTGCTGATCCGCACCTCGGTTGCCCCCGGTGACAACGTCATGTTCGCGGGTGCCGACGTGGCTGCGGGCGAGCGCGCGCTCGGTCCCGGAACCACGATCACGCCCCGGGATATCGGGCTGCTGTCGGCGCTGGGGATCGACGAGGTGCCGGTCCGAGCCAAGCCGCGCGTCGGCATCGTCTCGACGGGCGACGAACTCGTCCGACCGGGCGAGGACCTGCACAGCGAGCGCGGAGAGATCTACGACGTCAATAGCTACACCGTCGCCGCAGGGGTCGAAGACGCGGGCGGGGAGGCGGTCCTCTACCCTCACGCCGGCGACGATCAGGACGAGATGGAACGGATCCTCCGCGAGGCTGCCGACGAGTGCGACCTCGTGCTCTCGTCGGGGTCCACCAGCGCGAGCGCGGTCGACGTAATCTACCGCGTTATCGAGGAGCGAGGGGAGTTGTTGCTCCACGGCGTGAGCATCAAGCCGGGGAAGCCGATGTTGATCGGTCGATTGAACGACTCCGCCTACGTCGGGCTGCCCGGCTACCCCGTCTCCGCGATGATGGTTTTCCGAACCTTCGTCGCGCCGGCGATCCGCGAGGCGGCCGGCGTTCCCGAACCCGCGTCCGCGACGGTTTCCGGACGGCTCGCCCAGCAGGAACGCCACGAACAGGGTCGGCATCGGCTCATGCCCGTCGGTCTCGTGAAAGACGGCGACGGCGAGATGCTCGTCTACCCCGTCGACAAGGGCAGCGGCGCGACGACCAGCCTCGCCGACGCCGACGGCGTCGTGGAGGTCGGCCCGGAGACCGACTACCTCGAGGAAGGCGAACCCGTCACGGTCACGCTGTTCTCGCCGGACGTCCGGCCGCCGACGCTGTTCGGCGTCGGCGAGGACGATCCGACGTTCTCGCGAGTGCTCGACCGGCTCGAGAACCCGCGCTACCTCTCGGTCGGAACGCGGCCCGGCCTGCGACGGCTCCGGGACGGGGTCCCCGACGTGGCCGTCGCCGCAGGCCCGCTCGAGCGCGATTTCGAGGGCGCGACGGAACTCGACGGGTGGGAGCGCGAGTGGGGGCTGGTCGTCCGCGCCGGCAACCCGGACGAGATCGATGGACTCGAGGATCTGGTCGATCGCGATCTCCGGTTCGTCAACCGGACGACCGACTCCGGACTGCGCTCGAGCCTGGGCGCGGCGGTCGCCGAGTTCGCGGCCGAGCGAGGGACCGATCGCCACGAGATCGTCGACGCCGTCGACGGCTTCGATCTCGGACTGCGTGCCCACGAGAGCCCCGCCCGTAAGGTCATCGCGGGCGACGCCGACGCCGGTCTCGGCCTGCGCGAGACGGCCGACCGGCTCGATCTCGGGTTCGTCTCCCTCGGCGAGCAGCCGGTGCGCGTGCTCGCGAACGCCGATCGAACGGCGAAGGAGGGGGTCCGGGAACTCGAGGCGGCGCTTTCGGACGCGTCGACGGCGGAACGCGCTCCGGATCGGTCGGCGTAG
- a CDS encoding molybdopterin molybdotransferase MoeA, whose protein sequence is MEGADRERTEAGFKVRTPVDEARRILQEAVEGSGDADADVPCRTGTETVDVDRADGRVLAAPVTSARDVPHYERAAMDGYAVRAADTFGASDRSPEVLRIAEPAAASDDSDEHATADGIDPGAAARVHTGSALPEGADAVVMIERVTELEAAGELEVEDAVAAGENVAPVGEDVVAGQQLYDAGHRLRPSDLGLLRSAGYGRVAVAQQPTVGVIPTGEELVEGDPGPGEVIETNGLTVSRLAQRWGARATYRDIVTDDPESLRVAIQRDLTKDVVVTTGGSSVGERDLLPEVIDDLGEVLVHGVGLKPGHPVCLGIVEETPVLALPGYPVACIVNAVQFLRPVLRWLEGTTPDPHPSTRARLERKIPSEPGTRTFARVKLEKRDGGDLGPDEPRYEAIPTRASGSGVLSSVALADGWVVVDDDREGMPAGETVAVADWEPNA, encoded by the coding sequence ATGGAAGGTGCCGACCGCGAGCGCACGGAGGCCGGGTTCAAGGTTCGGACGCCGGTCGACGAGGCGCGCCGGATTCTGCAGGAGGCAGTCGAGGGGAGCGGGGACGCCGACGCGGACGTCCCGTGTCGGACGGGGACCGAGACCGTCGACGTCGACCGCGCGGACGGCCGCGTCCTCGCCGCGCCGGTCACGTCGGCTCGAGACGTCCCCCACTACGAGCGGGCGGCGATGGACGGCTACGCCGTCCGGGCCGCGGACACGTTCGGCGCGAGCGATCGGTCCCCCGAAGTGTTGCGGATCGCGGAGCCGGCCGCCGCATCCGACGACAGCGACGAGCACGCCACCGCCGACGGCATCGACCCCGGGGCGGCCGCGCGGGTGCACACCGGCAGCGCGCTCCCCGAAGGTGCCGATGCCGTCGTCATGATCGAGCGCGTTACCGAACTCGAGGCGGCCGGCGAGCTCGAGGTCGAAGACGCCGTCGCGGCGGGCGAAAACGTCGCGCCAGTCGGCGAGGACGTCGTGGCGGGCCAGCAGCTCTACGACGCCGGCCACCGGCTCCGGCCGTCGGATCTGGGGCTCCTGCGATCGGCGGGCTACGGCCGCGTCGCGGTCGCACAGCAACCGACGGTCGGGGTAATCCCGACGGGCGAGGAGCTCGTCGAGGGCGACCCCGGCCCCGGCGAGGTGATCGAGACCAACGGGCTCACCGTCTCGCGGCTGGCCCAGCGCTGGGGCGCTCGCGCGACCTACCGCGACATCGTCACCGACGATCCCGAGTCGCTGCGGGTCGCCATCCAGCGGGATCTCACGAAGGACGTCGTCGTCACGACCGGCGGCTCCTCGGTCGGCGAGCGCGACCTCTTGCCCGAGGTGATCGACGACCTCGGCGAGGTGCTCGTCCACGGCGTCGGGCTCAAACCCGGCCACCCGGTCTGTCTGGGGATCGTCGAGGAGACGCCCGTGCTCGCGCTGCCCGGCTACCCCGTCGCGTGCATCGTCAACGCCGTCCAGTTCCTCCGCCCGGTCCTGCGCTGGCTCGAGGGGACGACCCCCGATCCGCATCCGTCCACGCGGGCCCGACTCGAGCGCAAGATCCCGAGCGAGCCCGGGACCCGGACGTTCGCGCGGGTAAAACTCGAGAAACGCGACGGGGGCGATCTCGGCCCCGACGAGCCCCGATACGAGGCGATCCCGACGCGAGCGAGCGGCTCCGGCGTGCTCTCGAGCGTCGCGCTGGCGGACGGCTGGGTCGTCGTCGACGACGACAGGGAGGGGATGCCGGCGGGCGAGACGGTCGCCGTGGCAGATTGGGAGCCGAACGCGTGA
- a CDS encoding serine hydrolase domain-containing protein, protein MSRISETDRERIADLFDRHLEAGLHHGAQLAVYVDGEPVIDLAGGVSEPDGAEETRETRHVLFSSTKPYAGVTLHSLVEEGKLDYDDRVVEHWPEFADEGTEKAEITVRQVLSHTAGLNRGEIDDRPDLWGDWDAVVEHLEAMEPNFPPGEVPAYHALTFGWLVGELVRRVSGTPIEAAAAERVFDPLGLDDTGIGLREGEDDDVATLVGFEEFDRCRDPGEGLGDHTEVAAPFNSEAIHRAVIPAANGLGTAGDMARFYACLANGGELEGTRILEPETVERMTRLEAETDADGTIGREARFALGFWKGGTAVAPYGSLSPEYVFGHAGLGSSVGWADPEENIGFSYVTNGVRDGSYEHVARVNALADAVRQALR, encoded by the coding sequence ATGTCACGGATTTCCGAGACGGACCGCGAGCGCATCGCCGACCTCTTCGACCGCCACCTCGAAGCCGGGCTTCACCACGGGGCGCAGCTAGCCGTCTACGTCGACGGGGAGCCCGTGATCGACCTCGCCGGCGGCGTCAGCGAGCCGGACGGCGCGGAAGAGACCCGGGAGACGCGTCACGTCCTCTTCTCGAGCACGAAACCCTACGCCGGCGTTACACTGCACTCCCTGGTCGAGGAGGGGAAACTCGATTACGACGATCGGGTGGTCGAGCACTGGCCCGAGTTCGCGGACGAGGGAACCGAGAAGGCCGAGATCACCGTCCGGCAGGTGCTCAGCCACACCGCGGGGCTCAACCGGGGCGAGATCGACGACCGACCCGACCTGTGGGGCGACTGGGACGCGGTCGTCGAGCACCTCGAGGCGATGGAACCGAACTTCCCGCCGGGCGAGGTCCCGGCCTACCACGCGCTCACGTTCGGCTGGCTGGTCGGCGAACTCGTTCGCCGGGTCTCCGGGACGCCCATCGAGGCGGCCGCGGCCGAACGCGTGTTCGACCCGCTCGGACTGGACGACACCGGCATCGGCCTGCGGGAGGGCGAGGACGACGACGTCGCGACGCTGGTCGGCTTCGAGGAGTTCGACCGCTGTCGTGACCCCGGGGAGGGGCTCGGCGATCACACCGAGGTCGCGGCGCCGTTCAACTCCGAAGCGATCCACCGCGCCGTCATCCCCGCCGCCAACGGACTCGGCACCGCGGGCGACATGGCGCGCTTCTACGCCTGTCTCGCGAACGGCGGCGAACTCGAGGGCACGCGGATCCTCGAGCCCGAGACCGTCGAACGGATGACCCGACTCGAGGCCGAGACGGATGCGGACGGCACGATCGGCCGGGAGGCCCGGTTCGCGCTCGGCTTCTGGAAAGGCGGCACGGCGGTCGCGCCGTACGGGTCGCTCTCCCCCGAATACGTCTTCGGACACGCCGGTCTCGGGAGCAGCGTCGGCTGGGCCGACCCCGAGGAGAACATCGGCTTTTCCTACGTGACGAACGGGGTTCGCGACGGCTCCTACGAACACGTCGCGCGCGTGAACGCGCTGGCCGACGCGGTTCGACAGGCGCTTCGGTGA
- a CDS encoding cobalamin-binding protein yields MRIVTTLPSATETVAALGLEPVGVSHECDYPPSAAAAPSITRSRIDVSASSGKIDRQVLETADAEGGIYDVDVATLDDLEPDVIVTQGMCDVCAVDVAAIEDAANRIEGDPEIVPTDPHGVADVLDDLERIGRAVGREQRAREVRADLESRIEAIRNRTAGFDAADRPRVAIFDWTDPVMIAGHWTAELVDWAGGEYGLADAGDRSRPREWDDIRAYDPEVVIVAPCGFGLEQIAENRSDLTDREGWDELSAVREGRVWAMDGDHYLNRPGPRLVDTLEALAPIVRPDRFDGPDPAVAVPFDELEALDSAGPGSRPAVDSSP; encoded by the coding sequence ATGCGAATCGTCACGACGCTCCCCTCGGCGACCGAGACCGTCGCCGCGCTGGGGCTCGAGCCGGTCGGCGTCTCCCACGAGTGCGACTATCCACCGAGCGCGGCCGCCGCGCCGTCGATCACCCGGTCGCGAATCGACGTCTCGGCCTCGAGCGGCAAGATCGACCGGCAGGTGCTCGAGACCGCCGACGCCGAGGGTGGGATCTACGACGTCGACGTCGCGACCCTCGACGACCTCGAGCCGGACGTGATCGTCACGCAGGGGATGTGTGACGTCTGCGCGGTCGACGTGGCCGCGATCGAAGACGCCGCAAACCGGATCGAGGGGGACCCCGAGATCGTGCCGACCGATCCCCACGGTGTCGCCGACGTGCTGGACGACCTCGAGCGGATCGGCCGCGCGGTCGGCCGCGAGCAGCGCGCTCGCGAGGTGCGGGCCGACCTCGAGTCGCGAATCGAGGCGATTCGGAACCGAACCGCCGGTTTCGACGCTGCGGACCGCCCGCGCGTGGCGATCTTCGACTGGACCGACCCCGTCATGATCGCGGGCCACTGGACGGCCGAACTCGTCGACTGGGCCGGCGGCGAGTACGGGCTTGCCGACGCCGGCGACCGCTCGCGACCGCGGGAGTGGGACGACATCCGCGCGTACGATCCCGAGGTCGTGATCGTCGCGCCCTGTGGCTTCGGCCTCGAGCAGATCGCGGAAAACAGGTCGGACCTCACCGATCGCGAGGGCTGGGACGAACTGTCGGCGGTGCGGGAGGGCCGCGTCTGGGCCATGGACGGCGACCACTACCTCAATCGGCCCGGTCCGCGGCTCGTCGACACGCTCGAGGCGCTCGCACCGATCGTCCGCCCCGATCGGTTCGACGGGCCGGACCCGGCGGTCGCGGTTCCGTTCGACGAACTCGAGGCGCTCGACTCCGCCGGTCCCGGGTCCCGACCCGCCGTCGACTCGAGCCCGTGA
- a CDS encoding sulfatase-like hydrolase/transferase: MADADADTRPNVLFLLTDQERYDCSASEGPPVETPAMDRLSSEGVRFERAFTPISICSSARASLLTGQFPHGHGMLNNCHEPDAIRANLPDGLPTFSEELVAAGYDLTYTGKWHAGRDRTPADFGFSYLGGSDKHHDDIDEAFREHREVRDVPIGEVELEEEIYTGDDPRDGENGTFVAAKTPVDVEETRAYFLAERTIDAIEAHADGDRDDPFFHRADFYGPHHPWVVPEPYASLYDPGEIEPPASYAETYDGKPRVHENYLSYRGVADFDWELWAEALAKYWGFVTLIDHQIGRVLDAVDEHGLAEQTVVVHASDHGDFAGSHRQFNKGPLMYDDTYHIPLQIRWPGVADTGTTSEAPVHLHDLAATFLELADVPVPDDFDSRSLVPLLENGGEPPANLDWRDSTFAQYHGDEFGLYSQRMVRTDRYKYVYNGPDIDELYDLEADPAELRNLIDHPAYEDVRRDMRDRLVDWMEATEDPNRVWVTGVLENAS; the protein is encoded by the coding sequence ATGGCCGACGCTGACGCCGATACCCGCCCGAACGTCCTGTTCCTGCTCACCGATCAGGAGCGATACGACTGCAGCGCATCCGAGGGCCCGCCGGTGGAGACGCCGGCGATGGACCGGCTCTCGAGCGAGGGCGTCCGCTTCGAGCGGGCGTTCACGCCGATCAGTATCTGCTCGAGCGCCCGCGCGTCGCTGCTGACCGGACAGTTCCCGCACGGTCACGGGATGCTGAACAACTGCCACGAGCCGGACGCGATCCGGGCGAACCTGCCCGACGGCCTGCCGACGTTCTCGGAGGAACTCGTCGCGGCCGGCTACGACCTCACGTACACGGGAAAGTGGCACGCCGGCCGCGATCGGACGCCCGCCGACTTCGGCTTCTCGTATCTCGGCGGCAGCGACAAACACCACGACGACATCGACGAGGCGTTCCGCGAGCACCGCGAGGTGCGCGACGTGCCGATCGGCGAGGTCGAACTCGAGGAGGAAATCTACACCGGCGACGATCCGCGAGACGGCGAGAACGGGACGTTCGTCGCCGCGAAGACGCCCGTCGACGTCGAGGAGACGCGGGCGTACTTCCTCGCCGAGCGGACGATCGACGCGATCGAGGCTCACGCCGACGGCGACCGGGACGACCCCTTTTTCCACCGGGCGGACTTCTACGGCCCCCATCACCCCTGGGTCGTCCCGGAGCCCTACGCCTCGCTGTACGACCCCGGCGAGATCGAGCCGCCCGCGAGCTACGCGGAGACCTACGACGGCAAACCACGGGTCCACGAGAACTACCTCTCGTACCGCGGCGTGGCGGATTTCGACTGGGAGCTGTGGGCCGAAGCGCTCGCGAAGTACTGGGGCTTCGTCACGCTGATCGACCACCAGATCGGACGGGTCCTCGACGCGGTCGACGAGCACGGACTGGCAGAGCAGACGGTCGTCGTCCACGCCTCGGACCACGGCGACTTCGCCGGGAGCCACCGCCAGTTCAACAAGGGACCGTTGATGTACGACGACACCTACCACATTCCGCTACAGATTCGCTGGCCGGGCGTGGCCGACACGGGGACGACCAGCGAGGCCCCCGTTCACCTGCACGACCTGGCGGCGACGTTCCTCGAGCTCGCCGACGTTCCCGTGCCCGACGACTTCGATTCCCGGAGCCTGGTTCCCCTGCTCGAGAACGGCGGCGAGCCGCCCGCGAACCTCGACTGGCGGGATTCGACGTTCGCTCAGTACCACGGCGACGAGTTCGGGCTCTACAGCCAGCGGATGGTCCGCACCGATCGGTACAAGTACGTCTACAACGGGCCGGATATCGACGAACTGTACGATCTCGAGGCCGATCCCGCGGAGCTACGGAACCTGATCGACCACCCCGCATACGAGGACGTGCGGCGGGACATGCGAGACCGCCTGGTCGACTGGATGGAGGCGACAGAGGATCCGAACCGCGTCTGGGTGACGGGCGTGCTGGAAAATGCGTCGTAA
- a CDS encoding DedA family protein, with protein MVDFAIDLGPAAVRFIRLYGPLALLIFTFLETSMLFPFFPSEVVVPAAAALLIVDPLSFVVFVTAATVGGTVGAYVPYYAFRGPGSRGLGRLRERINVSEEAAERGRRWFRRWGQSSVFWGRFLPALRSVVSIPAGLAGMPAARFGVYTAAGTLLFYAAVGAVVYYGRQRSLFAAAGSVAADRPVLTAAVAAVALLTGFLIVTRSRRRERTT; from the coding sequence ATGGTGGACTTCGCCATCGATCTCGGCCCGGCCGCGGTGCGATTCATCCGGCTGTACGGGCCGCTCGCGCTGCTCATTTTCACGTTCCTCGAGACGTCGATGCTCTTTCCGTTCTTCCCGAGCGAGGTCGTCGTTCCGGCCGCGGCCGCACTGCTGATCGTCGACCCGCTCTCGTTCGTCGTCTTCGTCACGGCGGCGACCGTCGGCGGAACGGTCGGCGCGTACGTCCCGTACTACGCGTTCCGCGGACCCGGATCGCGCGGGCTCGGTCGGCTCCGGGAGCGGATCAACGTCTCCGAGGAGGCGGCCGAACGCGGCCGGCGGTGGTTCCGCCGGTGGGGGCAGTCGTCGGTCTTCTGGGGCCGGTTTCTGCCGGCGCTGCGGTCCGTCGTCTCCATCCCAGCGGGGCTCGCCGGAATGCCGGCGGCCCGGTTCGGTGTCTACACGGCGGCCGGTACCCTCCTGTTTTACGCGGCCGTCGGCGCGGTCGTCTACTACGGCCGCCAGCGATCGCTCTTCGCGGCCGCGGGTTCGGTCGCCGCCGACCGACCGGTTCTCACCGCAGCGGTCGCGGCCGTCGCCCTCCTGACGGGGTTCCTGATCGTGACGCGGTCTCGACGGCGAGAACGAACAACCTAG
- a CDS encoding desampylase encodes MIVLPTAVRKAILERAREGSPEEICGVLGGEYEPDGRSRVRSQYPAENVAETPRTRYEIDPEQQLTIFERLEDRGEEIVGFYHSHPRGPPRPSATDAARATWPDRSYVIVSLEPLEVGSWRWRAESTDGRFERERIVDD; translated from the coding sequence GTGATCGTCCTGCCGACCGCCGTCCGCAAGGCGATCCTCGAACGCGCCCGCGAGGGCAGTCCCGAGGAGATCTGTGGGGTCCTCGGCGGCGAATACGAGCCCGACGGGCGGAGCCGCGTGCGGTCGCAGTATCCGGCCGAAAACGTCGCCGAGACCCCGCGGACGCGGTACGAGATCGACCCCGAGCAGCAGCTGACGATCTTCGAGCGACTCGAGGACCGCGGCGAGGAAATCGTCGGCTTCTATCACTCCCACCCCCGCGGCCCGCCGCGGCCGAGCGCGACCGACGCTGCGCGGGCGACCTGGCCCGATCGGTCGTACGTTATCGTCTCGCTCGAGCCGCTCGAGGTGGGGTCGTGGCGGTGGCGGGCGGAGTCCACCGACGGACGATTCGAGCGGGAACGGATCGTCGACGACTGA
- a CDS encoding DoxX family protein has translation MSTTEATVQWPGRRNEFEHAGPAASYVLVAARLLVGYWFLSSGWGKFAFVAGEPFDAAGYLQNAQSPIAGRFEVVAGTPWLLEVTNVMIPLGEFLIGLGLILGALVRLAAFFGRVLMTLFYLGNADWAHGYVNGDLLGLLLFVIVGVFAAGRILGVDASLERTAFVQRRPRLRYLLG, from the coding sequence ATGTCCACTACCGAGGCCACCGTTCAGTGGCCCGGCAGGCGAAACGAGTTCGAGCACGCCGGTCCGGCCGCCAGCTACGTGCTGGTGGCGGCGCGGCTGCTCGTCGGCTACTGGTTCCTCAGCTCCGGCTGGGGGAAGTTCGCGTTCGTCGCCGGGGAGCCGTTCGACGCGGCCGGCTACCTGCAGAACGCCCAATCGCCCATCGCCGGCCGCTTCGAGGTCGTCGCCGGGACGCCCTGGCTGCTCGAGGTCACCAACGTGATGATCCCCCTCGGCGAGTTCCTCATCGGGCTGGGACTCATCCTGGGGGCGCTCGTGCGCCTCGCCGCCTTCTTCGGCCGCGTCCTGATGACGTTGTTCTACCTAGGCAACGCCGACTGGGCGCACGGCTACGTCAACGGGGACCTGCTCGGGCTCCTGTTGTTCGTGATCGTCGGCGTCTTCGCCGCGGGCCGCATCCTCGGCGTCGACGCCTCCCTCGAGCGGACGGCGTTCGTGCAACGGCGGCCCCGGCTGCGCTACCTCCTCGGCTAA
- the hisS gene encoding histidine--tRNA ligase, with amino-acid sequence MYDRIKGFRDFYPGEMSSRRSAIDGLEETAREYGFREIGTPALERAEMWTDKSGDDIVDELYSFEDQSGRHVTLTPELTPTVARMVVAKQQELSKPIKWFSTRPFWRYEQVQQGRYREFYQTNVDIFGSSEPEADAEILAWAADALTGLGLTGDHFEFRISHRDILGGVLESYDADVDTEAAIRAVDKSDKISRAEYHDLLIDAGLTADQAAAFDDLIASGDLDEVRAVADTERVTAAVENLRNVLAAAEDFGAREYCTVSLETARGLDYYTGVVFECFDSAGEVSRSIFGGGRYDDLIESFGGQPTPAVGVAPGHATLSLLLQRAGVWPEEEVTTDYYVLQIGDTRADAARIVRELRERGHVVETDIAGRSFGAQLDYADSINAETVVIVGEQDLANDEVTIKDMESGDQTQVPVDEFPGDLERPTYDDLA; translated from the coding sequence ATGTACGACCGGATCAAGGGCTTTCGAGACTTCTATCCCGGCGAGATGTCTTCCAGGCGGTCGGCTATCGACGGTCTGGAGGAAACCGCCCGCGAGTACGGGTTCCGCGAAATCGGAACGCCGGCGCTGGAGCGCGCCGAGATGTGGACCGACAAGAGCGGCGACGACATCGTCGACGAACTCTACTCGTTCGAGGACCAGAGCGGTCGTCACGTCACGCTGACACCCGAACTGACGCCGACGGTCGCCCGGATGGTCGTCGCGAAACAGCAGGAGCTCTCGAAGCCGATCAAGTGGTTCTCCACGCGACCGTTCTGGCGCTACGAGCAGGTCCAGCAGGGTCGGTACCGGGAGTTCTACCAGACGAACGTCGACATCTTCGGTTCGTCCGAGCCGGAGGCCGACGCCGAAATCCTGGCGTGGGCAGCCGACGCGTTGACCGGCCTCGGACTCACCGGCGACCACTTCGAGTTCCGGATCTCCCACCGCGACATCCTCGGCGGCGTCCTCGAGAGCTACGACGCCGACGTCGACACCGAAGCAGCGATCCGCGCGGTCGACAAGTCCGACAAGATATCGCGTGCGGAGTACCACGACCTGCTGATCGACGCCGGACTCACGGCCGATCAGGCCGCCGCGTTCGACGACCTCATCGCGAGCGGTGACCTGGACGAGGTCCGGGCGGTCGCGGACACCGAGCGCGTGACCGCCGCCGTCGAGAACCTCCGGAACGTCCTCGCAGCCGCCGAGGACTTCGGGGCTCGCGAGTACTGTACCGTCTCGCTCGAGACGGCCCGCGGACTGGACTATTACACGGGCGTCGTCTTCGAGTGTTTCGACTCGGCAGGCGAGGTCTCGCGGTCGATCTTCGGCGGCGGCCGGTACGACGATCTGATCGAGAGCTTCGGCGGCCAGCCGACGCCCGCGGTCGGCGTCGCGCCGGGCCACGCGACGCTGTCGCTGCTCCTGCAGCGTGCGGGCGTCTGGCCCGAGGAGGAAGTGACGACGGACTACTACGTCCTGCAGATCGGTGACACGCGAGCGGACGCGGCTCGGATCGTCCGCGAACTGCGCGAGCGAGGGCACGTCGTCGAGACCGATATCGCGGGCCGCTCGTTCGGCGCGCAGCTCGATTACGCCGACTCGATCAACGCCGAGACGGTCGTCATCGTCGGCGAACAGGACCTCGCGAACGACGAGGTGACGATCAAGGACATGGAGTCGGGCGACCAGACGCAGGTCCCGGTCGACGAGTTCCCCGGCGATCTCGAGCGACCGACGTACGACGACCTCGCGTAA